The Altererythrobacter sp. CAU 1644 genome has a window encoding:
- a CDS encoding exonuclease domain-containing protein: MFDRLFGGPERQLERAFERASAKISSGPLADYYARGLPDLKAEVSEVPLLAIDLETDGLDSSRDMILESGSVALDMGSIQGGSARRIRFRAERPLNAEAVVIHSITDDEAADALPAEEALALVLEQCTGRVLVAHFAEIEAGFLDAACRKRYGAPFVAPFICTMQLEARWFPRSRARDGLRLGKLRSQYGLPPYRAHDGLTDALACAEVFLAQLAYAKRERAPVAELLRS, from the coding sequence ATGTTTGACCGGCTTTTCGGCGGTCCCGAGCGCCAGCTTGAGCGGGCCTTCGAACGCGCCTCCGCGAAGATTTCATCAGGGCCGCTGGCCGATTACTATGCCCGGGGGCTTCCAGATCTAAAGGCCGAGGTGAGCGAGGTCCCATTGCTGGCGATCGATCTCGAAACCGACGGTCTCGACTCCTCGCGCGACATGATCCTTGAATCGGGTTCGGTCGCGCTGGACATGGGATCGATCCAGGGAGGATCGGCGCGAAGGATCAGGTTCCGGGCCGAGCGACCGCTCAATGCCGAAGCCGTTGTCATTCACAGCATTACCGATGACGAGGCGGCGGACGCGCTTCCCGCCGAGGAGGCCTTGGCCCTGGTCCTGGAGCAATGCACTGGCCGGGTGCTCGTGGCGCATTTTGCCGAGATCGAGGCGGGGTTTCTCGATGCAGCATGTCGCAAGCGATACGGAGCGCCCTTCGTCGCGCCGTTTATCTGCACGATGCAGCTTGAGGCGCGCTGGTTTCCGCGCTCGCGGGCGCGGGACGGATTGAGGCTCGGCAAGCTGCGTTCGCAATACGGCCTGCCACCCTACCGCGCGCACGACGGGCTGACCGATGCGCTGGCATGTGCGGAGGTGTTCCTTGCCCAGCTGGCCTACGCGAAGCGGGAGCGTGCGCCCGTCGCCGAACTGCTCCGAAGCTAG
- a CDS encoding DUF4212 domain-containing protein, which yields MSDQDPNAASAGAYWKANIRLLVTLMAIWFLVSFGAGILFRPFLDQFMIGGFPLGFWFAQQGSIYVFIVLIFYYAWKMKKIEREFDLDD from the coding sequence ATGTCTGATCAAGATCCCAATGCCGCGTCGGCGGGCGCGTATTGGAAAGCCAATATCCGCCTGCTCGTCACACTGATGGCAATCTGGTTCCTGGTGTCGTTCGGCGCCGGGATCCTGTTCCGTCCGTTCCTGGACCAGTTCATGATCGGGGGTTTCCCGCTCGGCTTCTGGTTCGCCCAACAGGGTTCGATCTACGTCTTCATCGTGCTGATTTTCTATTACGCGTGGAAGATGAAGAAGATCGAACGCGAATTCGATCTCGACGATTGA